One window of Pyxicephalus adspersus chromosome 4, UCB_Pads_2.0, whole genome shotgun sequence genomic DNA carries:
- the ACBD3 gene encoding Golgi resident protein GCP60: protein MAVVSGGERLEVSIDGMTLSPDQEEEPPQSAAPEGGEEEPPPAEEEDEAGQLSMEQRWGFSLEELYTLALKFFKEKDGKAFHPTYEEKLKLVALHKQVIMGPYNPDTCPEVGFFDVLGNDRRKEWAALGSMSKQDAMTEFVSLLNGCCNLFSPYITSHKIEKEEQERKRREEEERRRREEEERQRLLREEEKRRREEEERLRREEEERMRAEDERFRMEQQKQQIMAALNSQTAVQFQQYAAQQYPGNFEQQQILIRQLQEQHYQQYMQQLYQVQLAQQQAALQKQQEAAGGTGSPVNSPIKASAGNALAGGESISVNGQSHTHIDGTETEMEPDPLDDILENGPKEATPVIAAPSMWTRPQIKDFKEKIRQDADSVITVGRGEVVTVRVPTHEEGSYLFWEFATDNFDIGFGVYFEWTDSPNTAVSVHVSESSEEEEEDEENPNSEEKAKKNSNKPQVDEIVPVYRRDCHEEVYAGSHQYPGRGVYLLKFDNSYSLWRSKSVYYRVYYTR, encoded by the exons ATGGCGGTGGTGAGCGGTGGAGAGAGGCTGGAGGTCTCCATAGACGGGATGACACTGAGCCCGGACCAGGAGGAAGAACCGCCACAGTCGGCGGCACCagagggaggagaggaggagCCGCCGCCGGCGGAAGAGGAGGACGAGGCCGGGCAGCTGAGTATGGAGCAGCGCTGGGGCTTCAGCCTGGAGGAACTCTACACACTGGCACTGAAATTCTTCAAAG aaaaggaCGGAAAGGCTTTTCACCCAACATATGAAGAGAAGCTGAAGTTGGTGGCTCTCCATAAACAGGTCATTATGGGACCTTACAACCCGGACACCTGCCCTGAAGTTGGCTTCTTCGACGTCCTTGGCAATGACAGGAG gaaggAATGGGCCGCTCTTGGCAGCATGAGCAAACAGGACGCCATGACGGAGTTTGTGAGTCTTCTGAACGGATGCTGTAATCTGTTCTCCCCGTACATCACatcacataaaatagaaaaagaggagCAGGAAAGAAAGAG gagagaagaggaggagcGCAGGAGGCGGGAAGAAGAAGAGCGACAGCGCCTGCTCCGAGAAGAAGAGAAACGAAGaagggaggaagaggagagactgcggagagaggaggaggagaggatgcgTGCGGAGGATGAGCGATTTCGCATGGAGCAGCAGAA GCAGCAGATTATGGCAGCTCTGAACTCGCAGACAGCGGTGCAGTTTCAGCAATATGCAGCACAGCAGTACCCTGGGAACTTCGAGCAGCAGCAGATATTAATACGACAATTGCAAGAGCAGCACTACCAACAGTACATGCAGCAGCTCTACCAAGTGCAACTGGCACAGCAACAG GCTGCATTACAGAAGCAACAAGAGGCAGCTGGTGGAACTGGTTCCCCAGTGAACTCTCCCATCAAAGCAAGTGCTGGAAATGCATTGGCAGGCGGAGAATCCATCTCTGTGAATGGTCAGAGTCACACCCACATTGACGGCACAGAGACAGAAATGGAACCCGATCCCCTGGACGATATCCTAGAGAACGGGCCAAAAG AGGCCACGCCAGTGATAGCGGCCCCCTCCATGTGGACCCGACCACAGATAAAGGACTTCAAGGAGAAGATTCGGCAGGATGCGGACTCTGTGATCACCGTGGGGCGAGGGGAGGTGGTGACAGTCCGGGTTCCCACACACGAGGAGGGCTCCTATCTCTTCTGGGAGTTCGCCACAGATAATTTTGACATTGGATTTGGGGTTTACTTTGAATGGACAGACTCTCCCAACACGGCAGTCAGCGTGCATGTCAGCGAGTCcagtgaagaggaggaggaagacgaAG AAAACCCGAATAGCGAAGAGAAAGCCAAGAAGAATTCCAATAAGCCTCAGGTGGATGAAATCGTACCGGTGTACAGGCGAGATTGTCACGAGGAAGTTTACGCCGGAAGTCACCAGTATCCCGGCAGGGGGGTCTACCTGCTTAAATTTGACAACTCTTACTCCTTGTGGAGGTCAAAGTCTGTCTACTACAGAGTGTACTACACCAGATAA